The sequence below is a genomic window from Schistocerca nitens isolate TAMUIC-IGC-003100 chromosome 4, iqSchNite1.1, whole genome shotgun sequence.
AATGCTATTGTAACATTCAGCAACAAAATATTTAAGTACATTCATGAAAAATAGAAGTGACATACAAAATTTAATAACTGATTTTTGAAgcattttattacaaaatattgaAACTATTCATAGTAGAAGGCTGCTGAACTTAGATCTTCTCCATTATTACAGAGGTGGTGGTTGTTGATATTGCCTTGCTCCTTTACATTTCTATTGGAATCATTTTGCATGAAGGAACTAAAGTTATAGCTCTCTAATTCATGAAATGATGAACACTTGATTCTGGCTGACACACACATTGTTGGCATTTACTCAGAATCTTTATTTATTAACGAACATTATACATGTGAGTTTTTGAAAGTAAATACTTTGGGAAAGCAATTTCAGGAACTGACGTCAAACCGATGATCTGGAAATTTCTATTAAAGTAGgtttacataaaataatgagaatttgAAAGCTGGAAGCAAGCCTATCTAAGCGTAAAGTAATTATAAACTTATGTTCAAGTGCAATGAAGAATTGTCATATTAACAGTAATTTATGAAATATGTATTCTATACACGACCTGTGTATCAGAATGGGCATCACTCCTGGTGTCATTATATCGTTTTTTTGGTCTGCTACATTACACTGTGTTCTAAAATAAGTTGTTGTATCAGTATTGCCTCCCATGTATCTGCATTTCTGCagaaccaaaactgatcttccccgagtgtggtttctaccagttttccattcttctgaaacaATTTGGCACAGGactaactgaaatcaggactcatctgacaaggccaggGTTTTCCAGTTGTCCAAGGTCCAGCCAGTATGGTCATTAGCTCAGGAGAAGCATTGCAGGTGGTGTTGTGGTGGCAAAAGCACTTttatcagtcatctgctgccatagctcattaatgccggatatcaccacactgtcctaatgaataGATTCGTtgaatgtcccacattgatttctgcagttatttcatgcagtgttgcttatccgttaccactgacaactctaaacaaacgctgctgctctcagtcactAAGTGAAGGCATTGACCACTGTGTTGCTCCtggggagaggtaatgcctgaaatttggcattctcagcacactcttgacactgcggatgtcggaatattgaattccctaatgatttctgaaatggaatgtcccatgcgtctaggtcccactaccattccatgttcagcgTCTGTTGATTCCCATCGTGCAGgcgtaatcacatcagaaacttttccagatgaatcacctaaatacaaatgacaacattgccagtgcactgcccttttatactttgtgttgtgatactactgccatctgcatattGCTAACCCGTGACTTTTGTCATGTTAGTATAGTATGGCTCATTTGGTACAAAATGTACAGAGAAACCAGAGAATCTATACAATCCAGTAAGAGTAAAGAGAAAATGAGTGTAACGACAAAAAGTACTACTTGACTGTGTTCTGAGGATCTGTGACCTAAACTTAATGAAAAGTGATTCTAGCAGGGGTATAGTATTAGTATCTGTATAATAAGTCCCAGTAGTAATGGTTGCTGTATTAGTAAATTATGATGCTGTAACTAGAACAATGTGCTATCATCATAAGTCGTCGTGCTCATTGCTGAGCGTTGTGACCCCGTGAACCAAGCATCTCCATCCCGGACAGTTGCCAGCTTCTCTTAGTGCCTGCTGAAGAGGCAGACTGGAGATCTTCTTGATTTGATCTATCCATCTGCTCGctgctcttcctcttggtcttgTGCCCTTGATATTTGCTTGCAAGActattttctctagattttctccatctcttctcacagtattgccaaagaactggagaattttttcggTATCTCGAAAAGAAAGGTGTCTGGAGATATTGAGTTGTTCAAaaatggacacatttgttcttctttcggtaCATTTTATGTGTAGCATCCtacgccagcaccaaagctcaaacaCACCAAAACACTGTTTGTCTCTGGCCTTGAGTgtccatgtttcgcaaccataaaagaagacagaaaacaatAGTGTTTCAACTATCCAGATCTTTGTGCTATTTGTTATTTCTCTGCTCTGGCCAGATCTTGatgagcttcttcatagccactcgCCGTAGCATGATCTGTCTTCTTCTCTCATCTTCACAACTTCCCATGCTGCAGATGGTTGACCCAAGATAGGTGAAAGAATGTGcgacttccagttcctttaatcaATGTGTGAGCTGGATCTGTTCTTCTCAATCAATTATCGTGAGTTTGGACTTGCTGAGGTTGATGTCTAATCGATATGCTAGACTAATGTTCTTTATTCTTGTTAATAGCTCAGCAAGTTCATCTTCGCTGTTGGTTAaaagcacagtgtcatcagcaaaacagaGGCTGTTGACAGTTCTCCCACCAACTGAGATGCTTTTGATCCAACCATCAAGAGCTTTCCTGATGACATGTTCTGCGTAGGTGATGTACAGTTGTGGAGGTAGTACACAACCCTGCCTCACACCATTTGATACCCTGAAGGAATCAGACGTGCTAGCACTTGTCTTTACAACTGCGAAGTGATTATTGTACAGACTTATGATCAGTGTTATCAAGTGGTTGGGACACCGAACTCTGTAAGCGCCTGCCACAACTTTTCTCAGACAACACAGTCAAGGAAGcagatgaaaacaggaacacagatctcttgcaatttttctattatttgtcttaTGTTGTGGATCTGTTCACGAGTTCCTTTCACTTCAACAGAACCTGTTTGTTCTGTGGATATGTGAGGCTGAATGTACAGCTTCAAACGTTGGTTCAGGATGTAGAGCAAAATTTTACTTGCGAGAGATATGAGGGCATTAGTTCGGTAATTGGAGCAGTTCCTGATAGACCCTTTCTTGTGTAAGGAGATGAAGAGAGACTTTGACCAGTCATCTGGCCACTCTCcagtttccacatattcttttacaCTATGAATGCAGTAGATATACCATCTATACCAAGGGATTTATAATTCTTCAGATGTTGAATCGCATTATTATCAAATTTGAACTTTTTAATATGAAATTGGGATAACAATCGATGAAATTTCCTTAGCCCTCAACCTACTTACACTCCACCATGCCACTGTTTTCATTATGTTCATTAATGGACACACATACTGAATTTAATCTTGATAACACTACATGTCCAGGTTGCAATGTTGAGTTTCTCCAAGGGTTTTTGTTTCTGGCATTGAGCATGACTAACTTCGCAGGTAGTGCTTAGTGTATGTATAAAAATCAAGTACCCTCGTTTTGGGTTTCACTTTAAGCTTTGGGTCTCATATAACTAGTTTTCTTGACTGGCTCAAGTGCAGATAGACACAGCCATATCGTCTGTAAAGGACCATGCCCAGTAAATATCTGTGTCATCAACCTGTGACAGCTACCATGGCTGACATATTAATAATTCCTCTTGTAATCTTGAGAGTAGTTTTATTGTTGTAATTTTAATTctctcttctttttatttctttttttcccagtgGAGTCAGGTTTTTTGGTAAATTGGCATTATTCATCTCCCTTTCGTTTTTTAGAATGGCAACAATACAGTTTTAGAAAGCAGACATTGCCTGCTTTCATGATATGTTGAGAAATATTTTGCTCTTCTTTGTGCGGCCAATTTAATTTGTTAAGTAATTTTTGCTTATTGTAATCTTACACGTGTTAAACTGTATGGTTCATTTTCAGCTTTTTCTCAGTGTTACTATTGATCAGACTTAGTGCTAAGATTTAAATGATTATCCCTCTCTAACTAGCATAAAATGCAATGAATGCTGGGTAGCTTAGTGAATAATAAAGAGACAAAGAATACTACTTAAGGTAGTACTTAATAAACTGTAATGAGTGTAATTATTGATAGACAAATGCCTAATGAAGGCTATTCCTAATTGCTCACAAAATTTGCTAGCATGTAGTGTTGGCCAAgcagacaaaaatacaatttcacTCTCTGTCACCTTGTTGTGGAGAAggtgccaggcacataaatgtaaACTACTTACAGCTGGATGAGGCTAGTGTGTGTATATTGTCTATGGTCAGGACACCTGGGACTTTCATGTTCTGAACACTTCTCGATGCTTCTGGAAGTTTCTTGAAGTTTCAGGAATTCATGTGAACATGTAAATGCTGTTGAACAGCAACCAGCCTTGTTTACAACTTGCAAGTTGGAAATGGAGAATAAAAGGGGGTGGCTTCATCCTCACTACTAGTAAGAGTACCAGAGCAAAGGCAGTAACAAACACCTGTCACTGAAGCTCCTGCTGCCATCATCGCAGAATGAAGCTCTTATTAGCAGTAGATACAAGTGACTGAATTCTGTGTTGTTTCACTGTATATTACCCTGTTAGCTCTAAAAGTTAGTTGGACCTTCTGTAGTGTGGCTGGATTGGTTGCACAGATGAGCTCTTTTCCAATAACGTATTTTATTGCACAAAACAGAGCCATAAGTGGCAGATAGCACTTGTCTCCTTCAGTCAAGTCTGAAATTTTCTGATTAACAGTGGGCAACTAGACCCTATATATAAGTGCTTGGCTCTGTGTGTTGAAGTACTTACATTGCCaaacaatataatttttatcaCTAAAATTACCTACCTTTTCCTAACTCTTGGTATCACCAGTAGACAAGGAAACTCTTCTCCATCTCGTCTTGTTGATTCTAATGTGAGAAATACAAAAGAACCCAAGGTCCTCAATGTTGAGACTGTATCATGAAACAGCTATGGTGAATCATTACAGAAATTCATGCACATTGTTACTTTCTGTTATTTCATTCCTTTTTTATATGTTGCTTGTAATTTTCTTTTAAGTATTATGTTAGCTTGTTGGCTTTTATGTTTTTGATTGTCCCATGTAATCTCACAGCTGTTATTCTTACAGATTCCAGACAAGAAATTCAAAATATTCCTTCAGTATATTGTCCCTATAAAAGGGAGTGCAAGAAGATTAGTtgaagaaaaagcatcagaaataATTTCCGCAATGGAAAAAAGAATAGAACTTGAAGAGCAAGGATTGACTGAAAATGAAATAGTAGCACAAAACCCACAATTGGCTGGTGTGACCCATACTTCCTATGAACGTAGCAGACAGATTCTTCAGTCATTGCAAGAAGAATGATAATAGTCGAAATGTGTAAATACCATGTATGTACACTTAATCTTGGATGAAAAATGTCCTTTTTcttctgtattcttttttttttaatttgtaacgtGAACAATGTATCCTAgttaatttattttacattaatgTGTAACTGTGACACTTCTGATATGTAAATTGTATCATAAActataataaattatttttacatgAAGAATAATCAGCAGTGTTTTATAATACAGTCAGAATACTAATGTCACTGATGGTGTTGGTctttaggaagctttattttcgTATCTTAGAGATGATTTGTTAAATGCTGATGTTCTACTACATGTGCTCAGTTACAGAAACTGCAAAAGAAATCTTGATGTCCTAGCTACCCATTTTGAAAATGTGTTGTGTTAATTGAGGATCCCTTCTGAGTattcctgttttttcttcttcctcctctgttgttattaacagtgtattATTTGCACTAAGAGGTTATATCTAATGTTCTCTGTGTACCGACAGATTTTTATTTCTGCTGCcaaaattacattttcagttgCTGCAAAGACTGCTGGTGTGATAGAGTAATAAAATTTGTTACATTGTTATATCTTCAGAAAAATAGTCCATCGCATTGCCTCTTTGGTCCTTAGAATATATTCATTACATTATACAGCTTAAGATGTTAACATTGTTTTTGCACTTTtgtcacaagattttttttttttttgggggggggggcagggttgtATGCTTGTTTATAATAGAACAAGATTGTCTAGGAAGGGAAACAAGCTCATTATTAGAGCAGCATTTAATTGATAGTACACTGTGTGATAAATGTTTGGTAGCATTATTTCACAGTCTAGTGTGATATTTGCGTCCTTTTAGGGCAACAAGCTCATTAGAAACTGTTTCTCACAAAGAACTTGTGTGATTAGTTTAATTTTGTGTGTCAGAGAAGTGGGCTTAGCAGATAAACTTTTGGCGAACTCAGGTGCGGAAATGTACTgtatggatataaaataagttcgatcatcggatcactttcaaatctcccgcttcacagtATCCACACAAACCGAAGAGAGGGTGCCATTGTCAGCCCCTTGTGTAATTATGTGACATCGTTTACCAACAATGGCTCTGAGAAACTGATGCATCTGCAGTTAGGAGGGTTGACTGTGgtgcttgtggacatcataccaagtggaaccaccataaattcttgatgcatatgtgacgacactaaagaaacttcaagcttgactgagtcatgtttgaccacattggcaaaagcagacGGTTtcactgttgcacgacaatgcacggccacatgtcggtcaaaaaaccatggaagtgatcacaaaactcgcaTGGACCAcgctgaaacacctgccttacagtcctgacctggctccgtgctactatcatctctttgggaaactgaaagactctcttcgtggaacaaggtttgaagatgactcccttatgcacactgccaaacagtggctccaacaggttggtccagaattttaccatgcgggtatagaggcgttggttccaagatggcgtaaggcagttgagagggatggaaattacatggagaaatgaaaatattgttcctaaaggatgtatctacacactaaaacTTTAAAGGCAGCAAGACTCACCTCTCCATGTGGTGTAAATATGGCAGTGGTGCAAGGAGCTATGTACAACCCATGAGAGTTGATCCGATTCTGAATGATGATGACCCATCAACATTTAGGTGACAAAATAAGACagtttttatcaaataattataatTAGAGTTCACTTTTGGCACATTAAATGCTGGGGGGCCTAAGTGTAATTAAAACTTTGCTGCAACAGTGCTGCTATGCAGTAAACTATTTATACCAGCaaacaaattacaatttttgttCTACCAACCACGTATGAATCCTTCTGAAATTATGTGAGGTGTACTAAAGATTTCTGTTGCACCTCAATCTCTTCAGTCAGCATTAGGACACACTCTAGATCTGTTCACCGTCACCACTGGTCTcaattttccatattttttgaaGTTATATGTGTCAAACTGTGTCATTGTCAGTTACTTTAtgctgtttgttaataacaaatgtgAGATAAATTAGATgcatgcatttccattttcagccacatgtgaggaatctggattccttactgtgctacCTGTcaagacagcagcaagcagttaacagTCTGtggtcacttcagtgtatattttctaaaggattctgataggaaaaactatctggaaaccttatttagaTCCTAAAATTTGGTCTCGGTAATTAATTTTACCAACACGGGTAACTAAAGACAGGAAGATACTAATcgagtatatacagttccacacagtaaatggaatgaccccattaataaatatagacttcaatcagaaatcggtagctaaggtagaatattcaaaatttctaggagaatgcattgatgagggattgaactggaaaacacacactgaggatctgttgaaacatttgagttcagctacttatgctattagggtcattgcaaattttggcgatatacatctgagtaaattagcttaccacgcctgttttcattctctgctttcgtatggcatcatattctggggtaactcatcattgagtaaaagagtgttcattgcacaaaagcgtgtaatcagaattattgctggagctcatccaagatcatcctgcagacacttatttaaagagctagaaatcttcactgtagcctcacaatatatacattcacttatgaaatttgttattaacaattcgaacgaattcaaaagtaatagcagtgtacatggctacaacactaggagaaaggatgatcttcactactcaaggttaaacctaactttggctcagaggggggtaaattatgctgccacaaaagtctttggtcacttacctaatagcatcaaaagtctgacatttaaaaggaaattaaaagaatttcttaatggcaactccttctactcattagatgaatttttggatatagtaagtgggtaatttcccaacccccacaaaaaatttaaaaatattgagtgtcatgtaatattttgtctaatgtaatatcttttatagacaccttttattaacctgacacattccacatcattaagaagtgtcgtattcatgatctatggaacaagtactaatctaatctaatcttatcgataatgttttctttgatggcgctcaaagtaagaaaataactgtttgcccAGTAACACATGCTCTCTCTGATGAGGATGCACAGTTCGTTAGGTTAAATAACATAACGCCTTACATTATGGATACTCCTCAGCAgaaatcagaataattattgattccaggacaaatgtttttaaaaatactttACACGAGATGACCTGGGATGTAACTTATAATGAagcaaatgctaacataaaatttaatgtgttccatgataaattcatatcattatttgaaaatagcttcccacataagctaatcagaaaggacaatAATAAGCCAcataaaaaaccatggctcactacaGGGATTAAAGCATCTTGTgacaggaaaagggaaatgtacctTTTGACAAGACCAAGTAGCggtcctgcagtagttgcacactacaaaaactactcacaattactaagaaaggttattaaaaaatcaaagaacatgcacataatgtcagaaatcagtaattctgacaaGAGGTGTAAGGCTATATGGAacatagtgaaacaagagacaggacaaccagtcaCAGAACAAGACAACAGCATGATGGAACAATGgcagggctataaatgatgagttgtAGGTAGCAAATGCTTtccataatcatttcttaaatatagtagaaagcatagggacaaacagttcaagagcaaaatcacagtaggatgttgaaaatgtaactttcattAAATTCAATCATATTAatatatcaccaacttctccttctgaaattaagaaaattgtacattctctcaaaaataaaagctcatctggttttgatggcatttccaatagagtactaaaaatttTCTCCCTTGTAATAATCCCAATcttatatgaaatatgtaatgcaCCACTAACACATGTCATTTTTCCAGAGAGTCTGAAATGTGTgttggtaggaattactaactcacaaccGCATATCctttttcttgtaaaaaaaaaaaaaaaaaagtttcgaaatGTAATTTGTgatttgaatgtaaaatgactcgttccacatcattacgatttgcaaaatgatccatggaacacgtaACAAACAAATACAGGTAGGCTGTTTGCATTTCTGAACAAATCCAGTGTGCTGTGAGACCTGCTTCAAGGGTCTACATCAGCAAGATCAAGACGCAGAACAGGTAGGGAGGAGTTCTAAGAGCTGATTTACTAAATTGATCCAGGAAAAGGATAACTTAAATTTTGCAGTCTCAACTGTATATGTTGCCTAGTCCACTTTCTACAGACTCATGGGTAGATAGGGAAATATCTATGGAGGTTTAGTACCATGAGGGATCTTGCAATATGGTATTCCTTATGTTGAGGACAGGAGATACAATATGACATACCTTGTGGGGATTTTTTTAGGAGATGTAATTTTGGAATAACTGTGCTGTAGATGAGGAATACAAACAGTATcacaatttgttgtaaaataagGATTACGAGCATTTGGTGATGAAATATCATGAACAATCATCACAAGGAAGAAGACGGAAGACAGCAGTTTCAGATGTGGTGAGGAAGGTTGTGCATCTGGAGGCAGCATTGTGTCCAGGAAGTGCATGGGAAGCAGTTGAAGCCACCACAGGAGCAGTGGAAGGATGCACTATGGGTGTGTATGCAGAGGTCCAGAGTTTAGTGTGTGGACGCCTCACATTCTTCAAATAGCCAGGCCATCAGGAACGTGCGAGAACTTACAGAAAGTAAGTCAAGGTTTACATTAGGCACAAGAGTGCTTGAACATTAGTAATTAAGTACTGTGATATATATTTTCTTTGAGGATAGCAAAAATAATGGGAGGCAAAATGTGAACTGCAGAAACATGCGAGGAGCAACGAAGGACTCGAAGCACTGTAGCTTTACCAGAAACTAGTGTTGACGAGAATATTCAGGTAGTAAGTGGAATAAAGTTGTAGGAAATGAATAAAGGGAACATTAGTGTGAAGGAAATGATACAAATCTTTAAGGGTAGATGTTACAAAATAGATGCAGTTACAATGAAATAAAGAAGAATGTCAAGGATtaatagtaaattaaaagaatcTGCCAGGGATACTAATAGTAAGCTGAATGAAATAAGGAAGGGTAACAAtgagaataatgaagcaattttctCAAAATACTGACAGTACACTTGACAAAATTGAGGCAGCTCTCACTGAGAGAATATAGCCAGCTGTGTGggttacaaataaaaattttaaacaattaaataaaaatattaccaGTTTTATGGAAGAACAAAAATTAACAGGTGAGTATCGGTGAAATCCCTTTATATCGACTCTAGTAAAGGTATCAATGAAAATGAGAAAGCTATTAATAACTTGCAAACTACTGTTTGTGAGGTGACTGAAGAACGTAAAGGACAGTCTCTGATGTAAATAATAAGTTATTCCCCAATGAGCAGGTTCACATAGATTCAGTTTAAAGGCGTGTTATGCAATTGAAAGTGGAGAAGggagaggaaagggaaggaactaataatGTTatctgcatcaggactttatgcagaatTGGCAGCgaaaagtgaaaatgtgtgctggaccagcacttgaacccaggatctcctgcttactaggcagttgaatTAACCACTATGTTATTGCTATGGATCATAATGGATTCAGATTTGCTGGAGCAATATCATAAATGCTTTGTATATCTTGTTTACCTTGTGATATAATTGGAAGCTTTGCACCACAAAAATGCTAGAGGTGCACTTACAAACGTGGATTAGGTGTGATTGACCACTGCAGGAAGAGGCAAGAGAGTGTATGCAATGGTGCAGATTTGTGCACAGAGCCACCATGTGCAGCCATGACTGAGAGACAGGTATGACAGTCCTGCACCTTAGCACTTTGTCTTTAGAGGGCTAATTAGAAACACGGAATTTGAAGAGCACTGTAGTGCAGTTCCTTTTTTTCTGGCCAGTTAGTTCAGCAGATTATGAAGACAGAGTTAAACAAAATGGTTGTCTACAGTTCCTCACAAATAAGAACAACCTGCAAACAATGTAGGTGAATCTGTTCAAAATAAAAAGCCTTCATTTGTACTTCTGACAAATACATGTTGAAAAGAGGAACGATTCTGGAGCCCTACATGTGCCGAAGCCATCCGGTTTCCTTTAAAAGCCACTTTGATTCGCTAACAGTTTGTGTcaacatgaaaaaaataaaagaatacagaAATCATGCTTATAACTGAAATAGTTGCTACCATTGCTGTTTAGGTGCTGCAGAACTATGTGTTTGCCTTCCAAGGTTCCCAAACAGTACAGGACATTCACCTCACTTCAAAATCTCACGCCAACATCAAACCACTCTCCTCTAAAGTTCAGAAGCTGAAAGTAAATGAAAATCAAACTCAAATGATCTAATTAAATGCTTTTGATAAACTGTACTTGGATTTCTAAACCTCTACAGTATCGCATGTTCTGAAGTAAATTATATTCACATATTTTTGCACTACTGACTGTAAACATTAAGCATCAACTAAGTAGTTCATTTTCATGTGAAAGAAACATTAATTGGCTATCAACTTGAAGTAGATTTTCAGGGATTTCACCCCAGCATGGCAAATCTCTGGGATTATGTTAGATACTGATGCCGTGTGTATCATGAACTGCAACATAAAACTGGGTAATCTTCCACTTTACTCACACATACATTAAGCTGCAAGGATCAACAGAATTCTTACCAAATCAGTCAGTCATCTACAATGAGTGATCCAAGACCACATAACTGTCAACAGATGCGTTCATTTCTGAAGTTACTACAGTGAGGAATAAATAGATCGTAGCAGTGTTTATGAACATGTAGAAAGAAATGATTCAGATGCTGTATGATAATTTAGTCATAGTCCACTAAACTTGTAGAAAACTTCTGCAATCCTCTCCTTCCAACACTACCCtttgtgtgtgcttcagttttattaggtctgtccacattcgttcttTTTAATGTGTGTCAAGGCGCttatgacctcgacgttgagcgcccataagccccaacacacacacacacacactctctacccttcttccacatattttctctctctctctctctctctctcttccattctTTCCACATTCATCACTCAAGCTTGCTGAGCAATCTCAATTTTTTATAGTATTCACATTAAAAATCCACCTCTCTGTCATAATTTCACACTGGTAATACTTTCTGACTTCATATtagaataacaatattatgaaaaggaattttgctactcaccatatagcagagatgctgagtcgcagataggcacaacaaaaagactgtcacaatataagctttcatcCAACAAGGCCCTTGTCGGCTCTTGTCaaaaatagacccccccccccccccacacacacacacagctccagCCTCTGACAGCTGAAGCCACAATGTGTGTGTTGGctaaaagcttatattgtgacagtctttttgttgtgcctatctgcgactcaccatctctactatatggtgtgtagcaactttccttttcataatattgttacattccatcctggattgtccattgtttcatatttaaataatattttctatTTGATTTGTTAAATGGACATTatttagttttataattaattttcaaGCCTACTTTGAAACTTTCTACTAAGTACTTCCAATTGTTGCTGGAGTTTTTTGGCACTGGAGGCATACAGTACAATGTCATTAGAGAATTAATGCCATCCAGATCTGTCCCATTGACATATActcctttttcattttctttgtttgaAAATCTGGAAACTTCCTCAAACAGAACTAAGAAAAGCTTTAGTCACAATAAATCTCCTTACTGACTTCTTTTCTCAATTCTGAATTTCTCCTGACGAAATTCTCTGTGTAATGTGGTGCCTGCTACATTTGTACCCAGTTTGAGTGTTCAAATTTAATAGTTACGAATCTGAGAGAAGTTGATAAATCCATAATCATTGCTCAGGTCTATATTTTTGTTCATGCCCTGCAAATGACTGATGGTGTTTCGTCCATTTCTGTAGCCATCTGATTGAAGTCATATTTTTCTATGCAAGGCACGATAATTTTATTGGCATTATCAGGTAGAGGCTGAACATATATTGTTTTTCCCTGCCCATAAGTAAACTCTTGTAATCTCCATCTCTGACTTCCTCCAAATAAGTCTGTCTATTTccagctactagaacacttaatttatttttatttataataaatgaaaaattcattaaATGAACTAGACATCATTATTCTTAAAAAATTATAATGATTGCAGACTTATATTTTCTATTTGTTTCAGTCTGGAAG
It includes:
- the LOC126251799 gene encoding uncharacterized protein C7orf50 isoform X1 translates to MSATGEGNKGIKRKKEKIKKLKTEPKTRDEVLVQKKALTYLKQWHRDRGNWKFEKLKQIWLIQNMLDASKIPDKKFKIFLQYIVPIKGSARRLVEEKASEIISAMEKRIELEEQGLTENEIVAQNPQLAGVTHTSYERSRQILQSLQEE